The proteins below are encoded in one region of Clostridium estertheticum:
- a CDS encoding ABC transporter permease: MGFITLLKAGIKRQKGSIAGLFILIFTVSVTLVMALTVYINSSSYVSQEMSRMGYGDMTAWVSNVDNLNQLTEKIQGLSDVEKVENQTVVFAGYGINGINSDDEGQLIAYDSDKYPYKFLNNGLSEHEDVRAVGKGEIYISPSLKLKHNVKIGDKVHFKLSRNGEEKVFTIKGYFEDPFMGSSMIDMKSFLISEADLLDVNDILSKTSDFDILGRDGAMLHIFQSGSSSLSPAEFNKSINKDTKLTQYTEFVYSDSSIYGFMLILQNIFTGFLITFVIILIVVSMIVMGHSISNAIEQEYKDMGILKSIGCTSGKLRLLQFLQYVSGIVAGMILGFICSIYVIDLSARLTITSTGLLMPTTLPYGWCMLTFVIILCVFALFIYIKTVRIVQIPPLRAINGNTQGHASYIKSNTLFKSEGLTFHLALRQIASGGKRYVGTGIVTILLVFFVSVVGRMDTWIGPNGEGLMNVFSVADHDLGVKPLSNVNMKAVENIISSYSQIEDKYEIAMEKVTVNGVNYTANVIDQPSRFHILSGNTIRADNQIVITEFVADELGIGIGDSVTIKNGTLSHTYMVTGIYECANEMGANIGMSREGYAKKGNVNSYIWCHHYVLANSSVSDEIKTYLQKKYPVDMEVHTNSWSGLDGIVSTMHLLTKFMYVIVAIFISVVIGLTSSKMLLAEQRDMAVFKSIGFTSLKLRLAFVMRFGIVVTAGTVIGIVLSCIFADPVITILLKLFGISKFESTLGFGNGIVIPFIIIVLFVVFAYIFSRKIKKVDITTLINK, encoded by the coding sequence ATGGGTTTTATAACATTGCTGAAAGCTGGAATTAAACGGCAAAAGGGGAGCATAGCAGGACTATTTATACTTATTTTTACTGTGTCAGTTACGTTGGTAATGGCGCTTACTGTATATATCAATTCGAGTAGTTACGTTAGTCAAGAGATGTCAAGAATGGGTTATGGAGATATGACAGCATGGGTGAGCAACGTTGATAATTTGAATCAGCTGACAGAAAAAATACAAGGTCTTTCGGATGTGGAAAAAGTAGAGAACCAGACAGTTGTATTTGCAGGTTATGGCATAAATGGTATAAACTCTGATGACGAGGGGCAGTTGATTGCGTATGATTCTGATAAGTATCCTTATAAATTCCTAAATAATGGCTTAAGTGAACATGAGGATGTAAGGGCTGTAGGAAAGGGCGAAATTTATATTTCGCCGTCTCTAAAGTTAAAACACAATGTGAAAATAGGTGATAAGGTTCATTTTAAACTTTCACGTAATGGTGAGGAAAAGGTTTTTACTATTAAGGGATATTTTGAAGATCCATTTATGGGCAGTTCTATGATAGACATGAAAAGTTTTTTGATAAGTGAAGCGGATTTGTTGGACGTTAACGATATCCTTAGTAAAACATCAGATTTCGATATTTTGGGAAGGGATGGAGCAATGCTTCATATTTTCCAGAGCGGTAGCAGCAGTCTTTCACCAGCAGAATTCAATAAATCAATCAATAAGGATACAAAACTTACTCAATATACGGAATTTGTTTATTCAGATTCGTCAATATATGGATTTATGCTTATTTTACAAAATATTTTTACAGGATTTTTGATTACATTTGTTATTATACTTATTGTTGTATCTATGATTGTCATGGGTCACAGTATATCAAATGCAATTGAGCAGGAATATAAAGATATGGGTATCTTAAAGAGCATAGGCTGTACAAGTGGAAAATTGCGGTTATTACAGTTTTTACAATATGTTTCAGGCATTGTGGCAGGAATGATTTTAGGATTCATTTGTTCAATCTATGTCATTGATTTGTCAGCAAGACTTACGATAACATCAACTGGTCTGCTTATGCCAACAACACTTCCATATGGATGGTGTATGCTTACTTTTGTAATCATATTATGTGTATTTGCACTATTTATATATATAAAAACAGTGAGAATTGTTCAAATACCACCGCTTCGTGCGATAAATGGCAATACACAGGGACATGCATCATATATAAAAAGTAATACACTTTTTAAGTCGGAAGGATTAACGTTTCATCTTGCCTTGCGGCAAATTGCATCTGGAGGAAAGCGATATGTCGGAACAGGCATTGTCACAATATTACTTGTGTTTTTTGTTTCTGTAGTGGGAAGGATGGACACTTGGATTGGACCAAATGGAGAAGGTCTTATGAATGTGTTCAGCGTTGCTGACCACGATCTAGGTGTTAAGCCTCTTAGTAATGTGAATATGAAAGCAGTCGAGAATATCATTTCTTCTTATTCCCAAATAGAAGATAAATACGAGATTGCAATGGAGAAAGTAACAGTAAATGGTGTGAATTATACAGCTAATGTAATAGATCAACCTTCACGCTTTCATATATTATCTGGTAATACCATTCGTGCAGATAACCAGATTGTCATAACGGAATTTGTAGCAGATGAGTTAGGGATAGGCATCGGTGACAGTGTAACTATTAAGAATGGGACCCTCAGTCATACATATATGGTAACTGGTATTTATGAATGTGCGAATGAAATGGGTGCCAACATAGGAATGAGCAGAGAAGGTTATGCGAAAAAAGGTAATGTTAATTCCTATATATGGTGTCATCATTATGTTCTTGCAAACTCATCGGTGAGTGATGAAATTAAAACATATCTTCAAAAAAAATATCCGGTGGATATGGAGGTACATACAAATAGCTGGTCGGGACTCGATGGAATCGTGAGTACCATGCACCTTTTAACCAAATTTATGTATGTAATTGTTGCAATCTTTATTTCGGTGGTAATAGGACTTACCAGCAGTAAAATGCTACTTGCAGAACAGAGAGATATGGCTGTTTTCAAAAGTATCGGATTTACATCGTTAAAATTAAGACTTGCCTTTGTTATGCGGTTTGGTATTGTTGTGACGGCAGGTACGGTAATTGGAATTGTTCTTAGCTGCATTTTCGCTGATCCGGTGATAACCATATTATTAAAATTATTTGGTATAAGCAAGTTTGAGTCGACACTTGGATTTGGAAATGGAATAGTGATTCCGTTCATTATAATCGTACTATTTGTAGTATTTGCATACATTTTCTCAAGAAAAATTAAAAAGGTAGATATCACAACTTTAATCAATAAATAA
- a CDS encoding MerR family DNA-binding transcriptional regulator: protein MVIKEASKVTGISIDNLRYYERIGVIPKVRRTESGIRD from the coding sequence ATGGTAATAAAAGAGGCTTCGAAAGTAACAGGGATATCTATAGACAATTTGAGATATTATGAAAGAATAGGTGTAATTCCGAAGGTTCGTAGAACTGAATCAGGAATTAGAGATTAG
- a CDS encoding cyclophilin-like fold protein, which translates to MKKKIFTLMLVALLAMSFAGCTSKKAATESNNAAKSSTDESNIESGDKTSAKLPNLEVRFGPNGDAFSLNLDNNKTATEIGRYIGQVDWNLPIYHFGDSNVMQYYDIPSSYKIDSDSKEVTTEKAGELYYSSPNRIILFYQDAKVKGNYTKVGQLKNTNGLNEAVKNNPVVEGWGNKVISISPAK; encoded by the coding sequence ATGAAAAAGAAAATATTTACATTAATGTTAGTTGCTTTGCTAGCGATGTCCTTTGCCGGATGTACAAGCAAGAAGGCAGCAACCGAATCGAACAATGCAGCTAAAAGCAGTACTGACGAATCGAATATAGAATCTGGGGATAAGACAAGCGCAAAGCTGCCTAATCTGGAGGTACGATTTGGCCCGAATGGCGATGCGTTTAGCTTAAATCTTGACAACAACAAAACCGCAACAGAGATAGGAAGGTATATTGGACAGGTTGATTGGAATCTACCGATTTATCATTTTGGTGACTCTAACGTCATGCAGTATTATGATATTCCAAGCAGCTATAAGATTGATTCCGACTCTAAAGAAGTTACTACGGAAAAGGCAGGGGAATTATACTATTCGTCTCCTAACAGAATCATCCTCTTTTATCAGGATGCAAAAGTCAAGGGGAATTATACCAAAGTAGGACAACTTAAGAATACCAACGGACTCAACGAGGCTGTAAAAAATAATCCTGTTGTAGAGGGATGGGGAAATAAAGTCATTTCAATCAGTCCTGCAAAATGA
- a CDS encoding DUF3737 family protein: protein MKLVKEQILIGERALFNSKDLQVSYSTFADGESPLKESQNINIDHSIFKWKYPLWYCKNIVVEDSTFLEMARSGIWYTENITIRNTIIEAPKIFRRAKGIELENVTMQNAGETFWNCDEISLKNVTAKGDYFGMNSTNIKIDGFQLAGNYAFDGGKNIEIHNAKILAKDAFWNCENVTVYDSFISGEYLGWNSKNVTFVNCTIESLQGLCYMDNLVMKDCQLLNTTLSFEYSTVDVQINSTIGSVTNPSGGIIRAEGISELIMDKTKIDPEKTQIITEK from the coding sequence ATGAAATTAGTAAAAGAACAGATACTTATTGGAGAGAGAGCATTATTTAATAGCAAAGATTTACAGGTTTCCTATTCAACGTTTGCTGATGGTGAGTCTCCGTTAAAAGAGAGTCAGAATATTAACATAGATCACAGTATATTTAAATGGAAATATCCATTATGGTACTGTAAAAACATTGTAGTAGAGGACAGTACATTTCTTGAAATGGCTCGTTCGGGAATCTGGTATACGGAGAATATTACAATAAGAAACACTATAATTGAAGCACCGAAGATCTTTAGGCGTGCAAAGGGTATTGAATTAGAGAATGTTACTATGCAAAATGCTGGTGAGACTTTCTGGAATTGTGATGAGATTTCTTTGAAAAATGTAACAGCCAAAGGGGATTACTTTGGTATGAATAGTACAAATATTAAAATTGATGGATTCCAACTGGCAGGAAACTACGCTTTCGATGGAGGAAAAAATATTGAAATTCATAATGCGAAAATTCTGGCAAAGGATGCATTCTGGAACTGTGAGAATGTAACAGTTTATGATTCATTTATTTCGGGAGAATACTTGGGATGGAATTCTAAGAATGTGACCTTTGTAAACTGTACTATTGAAAGCTTGCAGGGATTATGCTATATGGACAACCTTGTAATGAAAGACTGCCAATTATTGAACACTACGCTATCATTTGAATATTCCACAGTAGATGTACAGATTAACAGTACTATTGGTAGTGTTACAAATCCATCTGGTGGGATAATCCGGGCAGAGGGTATTAGCGAATTAATTATGGATAAAACTAAAATAGATCCTGAAAAAACACAAATTATAACGGAGAAATAA
- a CDS encoding cyclophilin-like fold protein has translation MRLSKSRFMISFLVFVFFLTVLSNYCKYKVEATPVVKVKQWEEKENISSTKTWTIKVKTELDSSSVDKAISVTDSAGNIVNVRTAVTEDGKSILVYAPEEKYTPRETYYLNISQDLKFIYKLNGNVQTLKNINQAVQMKFTINDDNLDTIKDTKIKLSFNNEEVIVKMNDNATSRDFLKLLPLTLKFEDYAGTEKISYLSRKLLTQGAPAGSDPSIGDLALYAPWGNLAIYHKDSGYASGLIVLGKIESGIEKLAGIKGNFTVEIKKVD, from the coding sequence ATGAGATTGAGTAAGTCAAGATTTATGATTTCATTTTTAGTTTTTGTGTTTTTTTTAACTGTGCTTTCTAATTATTGCAAATATAAAGTAGAGGCTACACCCGTGGTAAAGGTGAAACAGTGGGAGGAAAAGGAAAATATAAGTTCAACTAAGACCTGGACAATAAAAGTTAAGACAGAATTAGATTCGAGCTCTGTAGATAAGGCTATTTCTGTAACAGATTCAGCAGGAAACATAGTTAATGTTAGAACAGCTGTAACTGAAGATGGTAAAAGTATATTAGTATATGCTCCGGAAGAGAAATATACACCAAGAGAAACTTATTACCTCAATATTTCTCAAGATTTAAAATTTATATACAAACTTAATGGAAATGTTCAAACTCTAAAAAACATTAACCAAGCGGTACAGATGAAATTTACAATTAATGATGATAATTTAGATACTATAAAAGATACTAAAATAAAATTGTCTTTTAACAATGAAGAAGTAATTGTAAAAATGAATGATAATGCAACAAGTAGAGACTTTTTAAAGTTACTTCCATTAACATTAAAATTTGAAGATTATGCAGGAACTGAAAAAATCAGTTATCTTTCGAGGAAATTATTAACACAAGGTGCACCAGCAGGCAGTGATCCATCGATTGGAGACTTGGCTTTATATGCTCCTTGGGGAAACTTGGCCATTTATCATAAAGATTCTGGCTATGCAAGCGGACTTATTGTATTAGGTAAAATTGAATCTGGAATAGAAAAGCTTGCAGGGATTAAGGGCAATTTTACAGTTGAAATTAAAAAAGTTGATTAA
- a CDS encoding carcinine hydrolase/isopenicillin-N N-acyltransferase family protein produces the protein MKKKVVLLLSVLLAIFLLAGFVGIRFMKNKEGSTMANVQKYDGNVVKPTTQQTKLEDDFSAVRYEGNYGFDSFLKQGGASSDTDVVKFLTQNNMVSRADKLSLKTEGFACSTLSVKSPKGDALFGRNFDWQACNALVVSSKPSDGYASVSTVNMDFISAGYGGSVDRLPEKVRTMVALYAPLDGMNEKGLSAAVLMIEDSDNINQNTEKPDITTTTAVRLLLDKAANVDQAINLLKQHDMHASMGLMVHFALADTEGHSVVVEYVGNKMIVTKTPVITNFYLAYGEKNGIGTAQSHSRYDILMKQLSKTTTMSMEEVRDAMDSVSKHNFKDAESTEWSIVYNQSSGEVRYYHRENYKKVYTFHVE, from the coding sequence ATGAAGAAAAAAGTTGTGTTACTACTATCTGTACTTTTAGCCATATTTTTGTTGGCAGGATTCGTAGGAATAAGGTTTATGAAGAATAAGGAGGGTTCCACAATGGCAAATGTTCAAAAATATGATGGCAACGTAGTAAAGCCTACCACGCAGCAAACAAAGCTGGAAGATGATTTTTCTGCTGTTCGATATGAGGGAAACTATGGATTTGATAGCTTTCTTAAACAGGGGGGGGCATCTTCTGATACAGATGTAGTTAAATTTTTAACCCAAAATAATATGGTTTCAAGAGCAGATAAGCTGTCACTTAAAACTGAAGGTTTTGCTTGCAGTACACTATCTGTCAAAAGTCCCAAGGGCGATGCCTTATTTGGGAGGAACTTTGATTGGCAGGCATGTAATGCATTGGTGGTTTCTTCAAAACCTTCAGACGGCTATGCCTCTGTTTCTACAGTGAATATGGACTTTATCAGTGCTGGATATGGGGGAAGCGTAGATCGATTGCCAGAGAAAGTGCGTACTATGGTAGCGCTTTATGCACCGCTGGACGGTATGAATGAAAAGGGACTTAGTGCAGCGGTATTGATGATTGAGGACTCTGATAATATCAATCAGAATACCGAAAAACCGGATATTACAACGACAACTGCCGTTCGTTTGTTGCTGGATAAAGCTGCAAATGTAGATCAAGCAATCAATCTTTTAAAACAGCATGATATGCATGCATCCATGGGGTTGATGGTGCATTTTGCTTTGGCTGATACTGAAGGACACAGTGTGGTTGTGGAATATGTTGGTAATAAGATGATTGTAACAAAAACACCTGTAATTACCAATTTTTATTTAGCTTATGGTGAAAAAAATGGAATTGGAACAGCTCAATCTCATTCTAGATATGATATTTTAATGAAGCAACTAAGTAAGACAACAACCATGAGCATGGAAGAAGTCCGTGATGCAATGGATAGCGTAAGCAAACATAACTTTAAAGATGCTGAATCTACCGAATGGAGTATAGTTTACAACCAAAGCAGTGGTGAGGTGCGCTATTACCATCGGGAAAATTATAAAAAGGTGTATACATTCCATGTTGAATAA
- a CDS encoding LysE family translocator yields MEYLLKGICIGLVFGVPVGAIGALTIRRTITHGTFAGLASGIGCSTADLLYAFISAFGLTLCLDFMLKYQSIISLVGGGMIIIMGVSILLKKQEVVKETAKTSQIISFFASSFVIAITNPTTIITFILAFSIFNIGCITSTVQCLGLCLGIFLGTCIWWGLIVAMIRLFRKRITGKVVVRLNYILGSIIIMLGAGVAIRVLL; encoded by the coding sequence ATGGAATATTTATTGAAGGGTATATGTATAGGTCTTGTCTTTGGAGTGCCAGTGGGAGCGATAGGCGCTCTCACAATAAGAAGAACAATTACACATGGTACTTTTGCAGGTCTAGCCTCTGGAATAGGGTGCTCTACGGCTGATCTTCTATATGCTTTTATCAGTGCTTTTGGATTGACATTGTGTTTGGATTTTATGCTGAAATATCAAAGCATAATCAGCCTTGTGGGAGGAGGTATGATTATCATAATGGGAGTTAGTATTCTTTTGAAGAAGCAGGAGGTGGTTAAGGAGACCGCAAAAACATCACAGATAATTTCTTTCTTTGCGTCCTCTTTTGTGATAGCTATAACAAATCCGACAACGATTATAACATTTATTTTAGCATTCTCGATATTTAATATTGGCTGTATTACCTCCACTGTGCAATGTCTTGGACTTTGTCTAGGAATATTCCTTGGTACATGTATTTGGTGGGGACTCATTGTCGCTATGATTCGGTTGTTTAGGAAGCGTATTACTGGGAAGGTGGTCGTGAGGTTGAACTACATTCTCGGAAGCATTATTATCATGTTAGGAGCGGGGGTTGCGATTCGCGTACTACTTTGA
- a CDS encoding MerR family DNA-binding protein produces the protein MSINWIKFAMRFKKAGVSLEAIREYIHLAIQGESTKEARRETLIETKARLDKKMQDIQETLDVINYKIDTYEQKCEPVTNEVIADWKASRKKQETF, from the coding sequence ATGTCAATTAACTGGATTAAGTTTGCCATGAGGTTTAAAAAAGCAGGAGTTTCATTAGAGGCTATTCGTGAATATATACATCTTGCTATTCAGGGAGAATCAACCAAGGAAGCAAGAAGAGAAACACTTATCGAAACAAAAGCTAGATTAGATAAAAAAATGCAAGATATACAGGAAACTCTGGATGTAATCAACTATAAAATTGATACTTATGAACAGAAGTGCGAGCCTGTTACAAATGAAGTAATAGCTGATTGGAAAGCTAGCAGAAAAAAACAGGAAACGTTTTAA
- a CDS encoding TraX family protein yields the protein MLMDHLYTFFPLAFPLWFHPFSRFVTPLFAFLMVVGLFHTRNKLKYNIRLFGWAIFMQAGDFIINKILISKQVAIHNNIFMALAVGLTVINLFEHSKKSKGFKKLGLIILAILIIPLGVFTEGGIVMIPFTLVTYFFREKRNRAIIGYVILCVIFFITSYIPYATVSETIKMLMFNSEFLFITVVPFIFLYNGERGLNTKFRVESL from the coding sequence ATGCTAATGGATCACTTATATACTTTTTTCCCCCTAGCATTTCCATTATGGTTTCATCCCTTTTCAAGGTTTGTAACCCCACTATTTGCATTTTTAATGGTAGTGGGATTATTTCACACAAGAAATAAATTAAAGTATAACATTAGGTTATTTGGTTGGGCTATATTTATGCAGGCAGGAGACTTTATAATTAATAAAATTTTAATATCAAAGCAGGTCGCAATTCATAATAATATATTTATGGCATTAGCTGTAGGACTTACAGTGATTAACTTATTTGAGCATAGCAAAAAGAGTAAAGGCTTTAAAAAGTTAGGACTTATCATTCTTGCAATACTTATTATTCCTTTAGGAGTGTTTACTGAGGGTGGAATAGTTATGATACCATTCACATTAGTAACATATTTCTTTAGAGAAAAAAGAAATAGAGCCATTATAGGATATGTGATATTATGTGTAATCTTTTTTATAACTAGCTATATACCATATGCTACAGTATCGGAGACGATAAAAATGTTAATGTTTAATTCAGAATTCTTATTTATAACAGTAGTACCGTTTATATTTTTGTATAATGGAGAAAGAGGTCTTAATACTAAATTTAGAGTTGAGTCTCTCTAG
- a CDS encoding sensor histidine kinase has protein sequence MKFIDFIKDKLPLIFLNFSILIFVILVIIFSPLNSILFDTIFYITIVNLFFLRFYLIISYIRKNKFLGLLKEGVDNNSFNDVGLIKMNYEEKIYLNLMKNYKIQCENIVNASTDFFNENKDVLNMWIHDIKMPISIIKLIIERNENAYFEKTLDKIDNQVTRIENSVKRVLYLSRIDDFHRDFFIHKVYIEEVIKEIIKKYSKYFIENKINLDLVNIHNNILSDKKWLRFILDQIISNALKYTQCGDSISIACVDKDSILKIIIRDTGCGIKKEDLSRIFDKGFTGNNGRNNAKSTGLGLYLVKELCEKLDYKITVHSIYNEYTEFIINFNIGK, from the coding sequence ATGAAATTTATAGATTTTATTAAAGATAAATTACCACTAATATTTTTAAATTTTTCTATTTTAATCTTTGTTATACTAGTAATTATTTTTTCACCATTAAATTCAATTTTATTCGATACCATATTTTATATAACTATTGTAAACTTATTTTTTTTGAGATTCTACTTAATAATTAGTTATATTAGGAAGAATAAATTTCTTGGTTTATTAAAGGAAGGTGTAGATAATAATAGTTTTAATGATGTAGGATTAATTAAAATGAACTATGAAGAAAAAATATACCTTAATTTAATGAAAAACTACAAAATTCAGTGTGAGAATATAGTAAATGCTTCTACCGATTTTTTTAATGAAAATAAAGATGTATTAAACATGTGGATACATGATATAAAGATGCCTATATCTATAATAAAACTCATAATAGAGAGAAACGAAAATGCATATTTTGAAAAAACTTTAGATAAAATTGATAATCAGGTTACGAGAATTGAAAATTCAGTTAAAAGAGTTCTTTACTTATCAAGGATTGATGATTTCCATAGGGACTTTTTTATACATAAGGTTTATATTGAAGAAGTAATAAAAGAAATAATAAAAAAATACTCGAAATATTTTATTGAAAATAAAATAAATTTAGATTTGGTAAATATACATAATAATATTTTATCAGATAAAAAATGGCTTAGATTTATATTAGATCAAATAATAAGTAATGCTCTTAAATATACACAGTGTGGGGATTCTATATCTATAGCTTGCGTAGATAAAGATAGTATCTTAAAGATAATTATAAGAGACACTGGTTGTGGCATAAAAAAAGAAGACTTAAGTAGAATTTTTGATAAAGGGTTTACTGGAAATAACGGTAGAAATAATGCCAAGTCTACAGGGTTGGGTTTATATTTAGTAAAAGAATTATGTGAAAAGTTAGATTATAAAATAACTGTGCATTCAATTTATAATGAGTACACAGAGTTTATCATTAATTTCAACATAGGCAAATAA
- a CDS encoding ABC transporter ATP-binding protein, with protein MKKILLSAVDVCKSFKIGKNHVDVLNNVSVDFYEGDFTIIMGASGAGKSTLLYALSGMDKISKGKVIYKEKEISSLSEKQIANLRSHDFGFVFQQTHLVSNLTLFENVAVAGYLGKERSTKETCTRTEELFKQMNVGNEKDRIPSEVSGGEAQRATVARAIINEPGIVFADEPTGALNKNNTQEVLNILSKLNNSGQSIIMVTHDIRAALRGNRLLYLEDGKIVDEKEMPSYEQSDGKDREVQLNNWLASMKW; from the coding sequence ATGAAAAAAATACTTTTATCAGCAGTGGATGTTTGTAAATCATTTAAAATAGGAAAAAATCATGTGGATGTACTAAATAATGTTAGCGTTGACTTTTATGAAGGTGATTTTACTATTATTATGGGTGCTTCTGGAGCTGGAAAATCGACGTTACTTTACGCTTTAAGCGGTATGGACAAGATTAGTAAAGGCAAGGTGATATATAAAGAGAAAGAAATCAGCAGTCTTAGTGAAAAGCAAATAGCAAACCTTCGTTCACATGACTTTGGATTTGTGTTTCAGCAGACTCATCTTGTTAGTAATCTTACCTTGTTTGAAAATGTAGCAGTTGCCGGGTATCTGGGAAAAGAGCGAAGCACGAAGGAAACTTGTACACGAACAGAAGAACTGTTTAAGCAAATGAATGTCGGTAATGAAAAGGACCGAATTCCGTCGGAGGTTTCAGGAGGCGAAGCACAGCGAGCTACAGTGGCAAGGGCAATCATTAATGAACCTGGAATTGTGTTTGCGGACGAGCCTACTGGTGCATTGAATAAGAACAATACGCAAGAAGTATTGAATATCTTAAGCAAATTAAATAACTCGGGACAAAGCATTATTATGGTGACACATGATATACGTGCAGCTTTGCGTGGTAATAGGCTGCTGTATCTTGAGGATGGAAAAATCGTGGACGAAAAAGAAATGCCATCTTATGAACAATCGGATGGAAAGGACAGGGAAGTACAGCTTAATAACTGGCTTGCTTCTATGAAATGGTAG
- a CDS encoding winged helix-turn-helix domain-containing protein — protein MELSKNEFKILKILMTSNGKIVSRDKLMKRLWDNDWYVDDNTLTVNINRLRTRLKQIGLDNFIQTKRGLGYIIM, from the coding sequence ATAGAACTTAGTAAAAATGAGTTTAAAATTTTGAAAATTTTAATGACTAGTAATGGTAAAATAGTGAGCCGCGATAAATTAATGAAAAGGCTTTGGGATAATGATTGGTATGTGGATGATAATACCTTAACTGTAAACATAAATAGGTTAAGAACAAGACTAAAACAAATTGGACTTGATAATTTTATTCAAACAAAGCGTGGGCTAGGTTATATAATAATGTAG